CTGGTAACACCGCATAATTGGTTCCATACTGTGTATTATAGGTGGCCACTTTAGCTACGTCATTGATGAATTCAACGCTGATCGGTTGTGCAGGTTTCTGGAACCCGCCATAGCTCGCGCCATACGTGATCTTGTAGGTAGTATCCGCCATACGGAGTACCGGTGTGTTCATGTTCCTGGCCGCCGCTGCCATGTATACCTGACTCGAAGCGGCAACCTGATCTTCCTTTGGAATTTCGATCTTCTCACAGCCGGTTATGAAAAGTAGTAACACCGGTAACAGGAGAGAAGCTGTTATATATCTGAATGTCATGTTTTATCGTGATTGTAGTGATGAATGTTTTTACCAACCCGGATTCTGTACGAGTTTAAGACCGCGGTCCATTTCATACTGTGATAGCGGGAACCAGTAATAAGCGTCTTTCCACGCGCGTGTATCGGCTATCACCCGCTGATAGAATTCCGTACCATCTTTATTTACGTTCATACCATGGAGGTCTGTCATGATGGATTTTACGATCTTCCATCTCCTCACGTCAAACCAGCGATGACATTCGAACGCCAGTTCAATACGTCGCTCAGCCCGGATCATTTCAATCAGTTCCGCGCCATGCAAGGTCGGCATCTCACCACTGCCATATTCGATAATACCCGCTCTCTTGCGGATCAGGTTAAGGTATTTCAGTGCTTCTGCATCATTGCCGCCATATTCAGCCAATGCTTCTGCATAGTTGAGATAGATCTCACCCAGACGTATCAGCACATAGGGACGACTGTTACTAATGCCTGCCAGCCTGTTGGTCTCGGGAGACACATTTTTCGCCACCAGGTAACCGGTGTGGGAATAATCTTCGCCTCCGTTTTTCTTCCCGTCCTTACCGGAATAGGTCATGTCAACGGTGATAGAATCCTGTGTAATGGCACCACCTTTATATTTCGCACCATTGTACAGGATGGATGCATAGAAGCGTGGCTCCCGGTTCAGGTACATATTATGCACGCCATTGGTAAAGCCTGTTTCCGTGTAGAGCGGTGATTTTGAAATGGGCAGTCCATCTTTCATGAAATAGGCGTCCACCATTTCCTGCACAGGAGAGATGCCATTCCATCCGCCGGCGGAGCGTAGCGAACAGTTGTAATCCCAGTTCCACAGGTCATTATCTTTACGCACGAAAATACATTCGTCATTCCATGGCATTAAATGAATACCCCGGTAAGACTTCACCGGGTCGCCGGAAGGGTCTTCATACAATCTATACAGGTTAAGGTCAATGACTGCTTTTGCCGCATCTGCCGCTTTTTTCCAGCGCTCCCGGTCAGGCGCCTGAGAGATGAAAGGCTTTCCCGCTGTATTCACAAATGATGCAAATGCGGTGTTCCCGTTATATTCCGGACTTGCGGCATACAACAGGAGTCTGGACTTGATCGCCAGTGCTGCTCCTTTGGTCGCCCTGCCATAATCGCGGTCGCTGGCTGGTACCAGGGGTAATGCAGTTGCTGCCTTATCCAGTTCTGCTGCGATGTAGTCGACACATTCATCGAAGGTATTGCGTGGCAGCATCATATCTGCTGATGGGGCATCTGCCGGGAGCTCATTATCTCCCAGCAGTACTGCCGGCCCATACTGACGTATGATCATGAAATAGAACCACGCACGCAGGAAGCGCGCTTCTCCTTTATACTGGTCGATCAGCTTTTGACCATCCAGCGCCAGTATTTCTTTATTCCCATCAATATGATTAATAAAATACGTAGCCGAACGTATGCCATTGTAGTAAGACTGCCACGTGTAGAATGGCGCTGTACCCGGACTGAAGTTGCCGATATTCACCTGGTAGATAGTCCATTTAGCCCAGGCCACATTGATCTCATCACAGTTGCCCGTCCACGGATTCCCGTTCCATTGGTCACTTTCATCGCGGACGTAGTTGTAGATATTCGCCAGGTATTCTTCAGAAGGTCTTTTCTTCTGAAATACTTCTTCGATGGTTTGTCTGTCATTGGGGACCTGGTCCAGAAATTTAGAGCAGGACGATACAAGTATTAACAGCAAACAGATGCTTATATATTGAAAGGTGGTATTTTTTTTCATGTCTTGAAGGGTTTGTTGTTAGAACCGGCAGTCGATGCCAAAGCTGTATGTTTTCAGCAAAGGATACTGCGCGCCTTTACCATCTCCGAGCTCCACGTCCCACAGCTTGAAACTGCTGAAGGTAGCGGCATTATAGCCTACTGCATAGACCCTGAAGTTGCTGATGCCATGATTGTTCAGCCAGCGTTTGTTTTGTAGCGTATAGCTAACTTCCACATTCTGTAAGCGCAGAAATGCCCCATTTTTGATCCACCAGGTGCTGTTGGAATAGTTGGAGTTTGAGGTGGAAGGGTAGGTGAGCCGCGGGTACCATGGGTGTCGGTTATCACCATCCGGTGTCCAGCGATCGGTGATGTTACTGTAGAGATTCCCTCTGGAGCCTTCTTTCTGAAATGGTTGTAACCCCTCACCATTAAGTGATATATCTACATTGCTGATACCTTTGATCCAGGTGCCAACACTGAACCCCTTATAGGTGAAAGATGGGCCGAAGCCATAGACGATCTCAGGAATAGAACCATAACCAATAGGTCCCTGGTCATAGTTGTCAATACGACCATCGCCGTTGAGGTCCTGGTACCTGATATCACCGGGCTGTATATCGCCTGTCTGAACCGGGCTGTTGGCAATTTCCTCTCTGGACTGGAACAGTCCTAAAGCCGTTAATCCGAAACGTTGTCCCAGTTTGCGTCCTATCACCTGCTGCCAGGAGTACGGCCAGCGTGCATTAGCATCTTCCTTCACAATAGCACGGTTCCATACGAAGTTGCCACGGAATTCGAAGTACAGGTCTTTGGTCAGTTGTTTATTGAATGTAATGGTCGCGTCTACCCCCTTGTTCTTTACCGCACCGAGGTTACCATAGGGTGCCCGCTGAATGCCTGAATAGTTAGGCAGGTCGCCACGTTGACGGAATATGCCGTCCCGGTTTTCCATGAAGAGATCGGCAGTGACGGATAATGCCTCCTTCAATGTACGCAGTTCTACGCCCACGTTGGTCTTCTTTGCACGTTCCCAGGTTACATCGACAGCATAGTCGCCCACATCGAGCCCGCCGTAATTGTTGTTGGTATTCTTACCAAAGGAGTATCCTGTCGTAGTCGCCACGGTTGAAATGTACGCAAAACGACGACCGCCAATGCTGCTGTTACCCACGATGCCATAGGAACCACGGAACTTCAGGAACTGTATGGTCTGTTTGATGGGCTGAAAGAAACGTTCATTGGAGGCTACCCATCCTACACCATAAGAAGGGAAGAAACCAAAGCGGGCGTTCTTACTGAATGTCTCAGAGCCATTATAACCGAGGTTCAGTTCCAGTAGATAGCGCTCATCATATCCATAGGTTGCTCTTGCAGCAACGCCCTGGTAGCGGTAGGGAATGGCATCAATGAAGTTGCCGGCAAATGCGTCGGTACGATCGCTCTGGTTGTATAATAACATGCCGGTCACATCGTGTTTGCCGAAGGAGCTGTTATAGTTAATTGCCGCTTCAGAATAGAACTGGCGGCTGCCGTTGTTGTTCCTGGTGTAGCCGAGGTAGCTGGAGCCAACGCGGGTTTGCTCGAATACCAGGTTTCCGGCAGCATCGCGGTTGGTCGCAAACCACGTATCCACTGTTTTAGTGCGGGAGATCTGGTGATAGTTGTAGTTGTCAAAAGAGAACATGCCGTACATGGACAGGCCTTTCAGCAGCGGACTTAAATCCTGTGTGATGCGTGCGTTTGACCACAGCTGGCTGTTTGTATTGTTGACATAACCGCTTTGCGTGAGCATGTCGTAGGGATTCGCTTCTTCACCGCGTACCTGAGGAATGAGACCATTGGAATATTTGACGGGGATGATGGTCGGCGGCATGATATAGGCAGCATTCCAGATATCGCCGGTCCCTTTGCCGGGATAGTTGCCGTCGGAGATCCAGCCGGAGGCGCCAAAATCTACTTTTGTATTTTTAAATACCTGTAAGGTGAGGTTACTGGTAAAGTTGTAGCGGGTAAATCTGATGGCCGAATTATACTGTGCCAGTTCATCTGTTTTATATAAACCGGTTTCGTTGTAATAGCCTGCAGACAGATAATAGGTAGCTCTTTCTGATCCACCGCTGGCATTCAGGTTGACCCTTCTGTTATACCCGTATTTGTTAAACATTTCCTTCATCCAGTTGACGTTCGGATAAAGATCCGGATCACTGCCGTCGGCAGTCTTCTGTATTTTCTCTTCCGAATAGAGCGGAGTGGCACGTGGGTTGGTATTGGCATAGGCTTCATTTGCCATGCGGAGGTAAGTGACACCATCTGCGAACTGCGGTGTTTTCGTGAACTGGGTGATACCCTGGTTCAACTGCACATTGACCTGCGGTTTGCCCTGTTTACCTTTTTTAGTTTCGATCAGGATAACGCCGTTGGCGCCACGCACGCCATATACCGCCGTAGCGGAAGCATCTTTCAGAATGGTAAAGCTGGCAATGTCTTCCGGGTCGATATTATTGAACGTCCTTTCCACGCCATCTACGAGTACCAGTGGACTGCTGTTGGTAAAAGTAGAGATACCCCGGATGTATATCTGCGAACCATCGTAGCCTGGTTCTCCGCTACGTTGTACACCAATGACACCTGCTACACGGCCGGCGATGGCATTGGTCAGGTTGGCCGATGGGATCTTCAGGTCTTCCGCTTTAATGGAAGACTGTGCGCCGATCAGGCTGATCCTCTTCTGGCGCCCATATCCGACCACGACGATATCTTTCACACTACCACTTTTTGCTTCCAGTACGATGTTAATGGTCAGCTGGTCGCGGATAGCGATGGTTTGCTGGGAGTAGCCGATATACGAGAACTGTACAGAGTCGCCAACGTTGGCCCCGATACTGTATCGTCCCTGGTCATTGGTGGGCACGACCTTCCCGCTTCTTTTGTTCAGGACCGTGGCGCCGGGTAGTATTAAGCCTGCGGCATCTACTACACGACCGCTGATAGTCAGTCTGGGCGTATCGGCGACAGGCGGCAGCGACGCGTGACTGACAGCGCGGAGTCTGATAAATACGTTCCCCCCTTCCAGCGAATAGCTGACAGGCTGATCCCGGGTGAGCAGGTCCAGGACCTCTGTTAAACTGGCACCGTTCACCTGTATAGTAACAGGCGAGGTATGCTTCATAAGCACTTCTTTATAGAAGATAGAAATGCCTGTCTGTCGTGTCAGCTCAGGAAATATTTCCTGGAGGCTTTTGTTGCGGACAGAGAGTGAGACCTTTTGCGAATAGCCTACCGCATTGACGTGCAGGAAAGTCACAAGGAGTAAAAAAGCCGTTAACTTCATTATCAGCCATATTTTGGTTGATGACTTCATTCCATACGAAGCCCGTGCATTACTTTGAAAATGCATAAATTTGCAATGTTTGGTGGTTCTAAATCAGATTTCACCCGCTTTGCGGATGGAACCCAGTTACATGATTTTGGCTTTCCAGACATTTGAACGGGGGTGTT
The DNA window shown above is from Chitinophaga agri and carries:
- a CDS encoding SusC/RagA family TonB-linked outer membrane protein, with translation MKLTAFLLLVTFLHVNAVGYSQKVSLSVRNKSLQEIFPELTRQTGISIFYKEVLMKHTSPVTIQVNGASLTEVLDLLTRDQPVSYSLEGGNVFIRLRAVSHASLPPVADTPRLTISGRVVDAAGLILPGATVLNKRSGKVVPTNDQGRYSIGANVGDSVQFSYIGYSQQTIAIRDQLTINIVLEAKSGSVKDIVVVGYGRQKRISLIGAQSSIKAEDLKIPSANLTNAIAGRVAGVIGVQRSGEPGYDGSQIYIRGISTFTNSSPLVLVDGVERTFNNIDPEDIASFTILKDASATAVYGVRGANGVILIETKKGKQGKPQVNVQLNQGITQFTKTPQFADGVTYLRMANEAYANTNPRATPLYSEEKIQKTADGSDPDLYPNVNWMKEMFNKYGYNRRVNLNASGGSERATYYLSAGYYNETGLYKTDELAQYNSAIRFTRYNFTSNLTLQVFKNTKVDFGASGWISDGNYPGKGTGDIWNAAYIMPPTIIPVKYSNGLIPQVRGEEANPYDMLTQSGYVNNTNSQLWSNARITQDLSPLLKGLSMYGMFSFDNYNYHQISRTKTVDTWFATNRDAAGNLVFEQTRVGSSYLGYTRNNNGSRQFYSEAAINYNSSFGKHDVTGMLLYNQSDRTDAFAGNFIDAIPYRYQGVAARATYGYDERYLLELNLGYNGSETFSKNARFGFFPSYGVGWVASNERFFQPIKQTIQFLKFRGSYGIVGNSSIGGRRFAYISTVATTTGYSFGKNTNNNYGGLDVGDYAVDVTWERAKKTNVGVELRTLKEALSVTADLFMENRDGIFRQRGDLPNYSGIQRAPYGNLGAVKNKGVDATITFNKQLTKDLYFEFRGNFVWNRAIVKEDANARWPYSWQQVIGRKLGQRFGLTALGLFQSREEIANSPVQTGDIQPGDIRYQDLNGDGRIDNYDQGPIGYGSIPEIVYGFGPSFTYKGFSVGTWIKGISNVDISLNGEGLQPFQKEGSRGNLYSNITDRWTPDGDNRHPWYPRLTYPSTSNSNYSNSTWWIKNGAFLRLQNVEVSYTLQNKRWLNNHGISNFRVYAVGYNAATFSSFKLWDVELGDGKGAQYPLLKTYSFGIDCRF
- a CDS encoding RagB/SusD family nutrient uptake outer membrane protein, yielding MKKNTTFQYISICLLLILVSSCSKFLDQVPNDRQTIEEVFQKKRPSEEYLANIYNYVRDESDQWNGNPWTGNCDEINVAWAKWTIYQVNIGNFSPGTAPFYTWQSYYNGIRSATYFINHIDGNKEILALDGQKLIDQYKGEARFLRAWFYFMIIRQYGPAVLLGDNELPADAPSADMMLPRNTFDECVDYIAAELDKAATALPLVPASDRDYGRATKGAALAIKSRLLLYAASPEYNGNTAFASFVNTAGKPFISQAPDRERWKKAADAAKAVIDLNLYRLYEDPSGDPVKSYRGIHLMPWNDECIFVRKDNDLWNWDYNCSLRSAGGWNGISPVQEMVDAYFMKDGLPISKSPLYTETGFTNGVHNMYLNREPRFYASILYNGAKYKGGAITQDSITVDMTYSGKDGKKNGGEDYSHTGYLVAKNVSPETNRLAGISNSRPYVLIRLGEIYLNYAEALAEYGGNDAEALKYLNLIRKRAGIIEYGSGEMPTLHGAELIEMIRAERRIELAFECHRWFDVRRWKIVKSIMTDLHGMNVNKDGTEFYQRVIADTRAWKDAYYWFPLSQYEMDRGLKLVQNPGW